A window of Apium graveolens cultivar Ventura chromosome 8, ASM990537v1, whole genome shotgun sequence contains these coding sequences:
- the LOC141680261 gene encoding protein FAR1-RELATED SEQUENCE 5-like, protein MNLLSETCGGIEKIGFSAQDVRNVIRNIQRRVFDSGDAECGLVLLRDLQKQSDGNFLYRVDVDEENRVRGLVWVDPRSLNAYKNFGDMVTFDSTYRTNRDEKETTYRWVLKTWLEAVDNKPPITIITDQDIALSNAISEVMPNTNHTYCTWHISSKFPEKLSTLYTQYSEFKTDFKACIYKSLSPTEFEGRWEDLKEKYDLENHNWLNDMYAIRRQ, encoded by the exons ATGAATTTACTTAGTGAGACGTGTGGTGGTATTGAAAAAATTGGGTTTTCCGCTCAAGACGTACGAAATGTAATACGAAACATTCAAAGACGGGTTTTTGATTCCGGTGATGCGGAGTGTGGATTGGTTTTGTTACGAGACTTGCAAAAACAAAGTGATGGCAATTTTTTGTACCGAGTGGATGTGGATGAGGAGAATCGGGTTAGGGGTTTGGTGTGGGTTGATCCTCGTTCGCTTAACGCGTACAAGAATTTTGGAGATATGGTGACTTTCGACTCGACATATCGGACTAATAG GGACGAGAAAGAGACTACTTATAGATGGGTTTTGAAGACTTGGTTGGAAGCTGTCGATAACAAGCCACCTATTACCATTATTACGGATCAAGACATCGCTTTAAGTAATGCCATTTCCGAGGTTATGCCTAACACCAACCATACATATTGTACGTGGCATATTAGTAGCAAGTTTCCCGAGAAACTATCTACTTTGTATACTCAATACTCGGAGTTCAAGACGGATTTTAAAGCATGTATCTACAAGTCATTGTCACCAACGGAATTTGAAGGTAGGTGGGAGGACTTGAAagagaaatatgatcttgaaaatCACAATTGGCTAAATGATATGTATGCAATTAGACGGCAATGA
- the LOC141676953 gene encoding putative methyltransferase PMT8, giving the protein MRGRSDGSQKKRVLVSLGLVAIILLFVYLYFGSRSDGESALEYGSRSLKKFGSSYLGGDEDTDGNKQDESSFKLGLDDGEAGIVPKSFPVCDDRHSELIPCLDRNLIYQTRLKLDLSLMEHYERHCPMPERRFNCLIPPPPGYKVPIKWPVSRDEVWKANIPHTHLANEKSDQNWMVVQGEKIAFPGGGTHFHYGADIYIKSLATMLNFSADEINNEGRLRTVLDIGCGVASFGGYLLKHDVLTMSVAPNDVHQNQIQFALERGIPAYLGVLGTQRLPYPSRSFEFAHCSRCRIDWLQRDGILLLELDRLLRPGGYFAYSSPEAYAQDEENLKIWREMSTLVERMCWKIAAKQNQTVIWVKPLNNDCYMDREPGTQPPLCKSDEDPDATSGVSMEACITPYSDHDHRNGGSGLAPWPARLTAPPPRLADFGYSNDMFQKDTEIWHQRVENYWNLLSPKISTDTIRNVMDMKANMGSFGAALKNKDVWVMNIVSEEGPNTLKLVYDRGMIGSIHNWCEAYSTYPRTYDLLHAWTVFSDIEKKGCSGEDLLIEMDRILRPTGFIIIRDKQHVIDFVKKYLTALHWEAVTTADTSTEVDQDRDDIVFILQKKLWLTTESLRTTE; this is encoded by the exons atgaGGGGAAGATCAGATGGATCTCAGAAGAAGAGGGTGCTCGTTTCTTTAGGTTTAGTGGCAATAATTCTTCTTTTCGTGTATTTATATTTTGGCTCTCGGAGTGACGGAGAGTCAGCTTTGGAGTATGGAAGCCGGTCTTTAAAAAAATTTGGATCATCCTACTTGGGAGGTGATGAGGATACTGATGGCAACAAGCAAGATGAATCTTCTTTTAAGTTGGGACTGGATGATGGAGAAGCTGGTATTGTACCAAAGAGCTTTCCT GTTTGTGATGATCGACATTCAGAGCTAATTCCCTGCCTAGACAGGAATCTTATTTACCAAACAAGACTCAAGTTGGATCTATCTTTAATGGAGCACTATGAGAGACATTGCCCTATGCCCGAAAGACGTTTTAATTGCTTGATTCCACCTCCTCCGGGGTATAAG GTCCCAATTAAGTGGCCAGTAAGTAGGGATGAGGTATGGAAAGCAAACATACCTCACACTCACCTTGCAAATGAAAAATCAGATCAAAACTGGATGGTTGTCCAAGGTGAGAAGATAGCATTTCCAGGAGGAGGCACCCATTTTCATTACGGAGCTGATATATACATTAAATCACTAGCTACT ATGCTCAACTTTTCAGCCGATGAAATTAACAATGAAGGAAGACTACGAACAGTGTTGGATATTGGTTGTGGTGTTGCAAGTTTTGGAGGCTATCTTTTAAAACATGATGTACTAACCATGTCTGTAGCACCTAATGATGTGCATCAGAATCAAATTCAGTTTGCTCTGGAGAGAGGAATTCCTGCATATCTTGGTGTTCTAGGAACACAGAGGCTTCCCTACCCTAGTAGATCCTTTGAATTTGCTCACTGTTCTCGTTGTAGGATAGATTGGCTGCAAAGGGATGGTATTCTTCTACTTGAGTTGGATAGGTTGCTCAGACCTGGAGGCTATTTTGCATACTCTTCACCCGAAGCATATGCACAGGATGAAGAGAATCTTAAAATATGGAGGGAGATGAGTACACTTGTGGAGCGCATGTGTTGGAAAATAGCTGCAAAACAAAATCAGACTGTCATATGGGTTAAGCCTTTGAATAATGACTGTTACATGGACAGAGAGCCTGGAACCCAACCTCCTCTTTGCAAATCTGATGAAGATCCTGATGCAACCTCGGGGGTATCAATGGAAGCATGTATAACCCCGTACTCTGATC ATGATCATAGAAATGGAGGAAGTGGACTGGCACCTTGGCCCGCACGTTTAACTGCTCCACCTCCACGTCTTGCTGACTTTGGCTATTCAAATGATATGTTTCAAAAGGACACG GAAATTTGGCACCAAAGGGTTGAGAATTACTGGAATCTACTGAGTCCAAAGATTTCAACCGACACAATTCGGAATGTGATGGACATGAAGGCAAACATGGGTTCTTTCGGAGCTGCTTTGAAGAACAAGGATGTGTGGGTGATGAATATCGTCTCTGAAGAGGGACCAAATACTCTTAAGCTGGTCTATGatagaggcatgattggctcaATTCATAATTG GTGTGAAGCCTACTCAACTTACCCCAGAACTTATGACCTTCTTCATGCCTGGACTGTGTTTTCTGACATTGAGAAGAAAGGTTGTAGCGGCGAAGATCTTCTCATTGAGATGGATCGCATCCTCAGGCCGACTGGTTTCATTATTATTAGGGATAAACAGCATGTTATTGATTTTGTGAAGAAGTATCTAACAGCATTGCACTGGGAAGCAGTGACAACCGCAGATACCTCTACAGAGGTGGACCAAGACAGGGATGACATTGTATTTATATTGCAAAAGAAATTGTGGCTCACAACCGAAAGCCTCAGAACTACAGAGTAA